The Solanum dulcamara chromosome 2, daSolDulc1.2, whole genome shotgun sequence region TTACACGTTTTGGATTATTGGTAGGGagcattttttaattattttttttgtctatgAAGCTTATACcgtataaatttgaattggTCGAATAAGTAGAATTTcgaatatgaaataattatacaaaagaaaagaacaagTCTTGATACTTGATAGTATATTATAATggaaaaattatacaaaatagattcaattgtgaaattatttatccaaattgaatccaacccaaactatttatcctTAATGGACCATGACTCAAACTATTTACCTTCTTATCCCATTTTATCTTTCTTATTTTGCGTATGACGTCAGCATGATGTCATCACTGCTATAAATTAATCTTTTGTGATACTCCAtaggtatattgataccatatcagTATCATGTAGGACAGAACTTAATTCTATACTCCGTCGGTATTTTGATACCTTGTCAATATCATATAGGACTTggctctttttttaaaaaataaaattaagcaattaagagaaaattattaatctcacaatcttatttattaaactctaaattagtagaaaatatatatttttgtgaaactccatcggtatattgatCTATATCGATATCATAAAAGACTGAGTTTAATCATCtgtgatactccgtcggtaTATTAATACCCTATCGTTATCATATAAGATGGACGATGATGTCAGcacatgaattttaaaataaatttatatcattttaaaataaaaagagagtaTGAAAGTTGTGAAACATTTAAGAATTAATGTTTTTTCATTTTGGGGGTATAAGTGTTCtttttccttattattattattagggtattttacttaaatctcatagtgaaaaagtttaattataattttttctgacttttttggtaattataagaattttctctttttttcagatttctgatacatacgaatgacgctgatacatcgcgatttgatacataagtccttttcatgatacatcgctagttgatacaaaccaaacattataatatcaataaaacttatgaatcagtttataacacctaatatatcatgaacacaacaaaaatatcagtaaaacttatgttttactaatacattttgtgtttggtttgtatcaactaacgatgtatcatgaaaaggaCTTATATATCAAATCGCGATATATCAGCATCATtcctatgtatcagaagagagattttagaattttttataaatgatagaaaataattgaaaatataagaatataaagggtgaaatttgataatttttccttattattattatcagcTGTCCAGTTAGAATACAGTTTAAGCAGTGGGCCAGTGGCCCATCATAAATATGCTGGATGGATCAGTAAGTTTTTTTCATGTGGATTAATAGAGGAATTAAGCACAATAAGGTGAACCGGTGAGCCCATAAATCCAATACATTGGGGCCAGGGAAAACCCGAAATTCTATACAAATTTGATCCATTTTACAAATTCTATTCAGTCAAACCCTTAATATTGAAATTCATTGACTCCGACTATTTCAAATATGTAATATATAAGAAGTTGACCACTACGGAGATTTAAGCGCTATCTACTGAAAAGAACATCGATACTAAAGTTCAAACTTGATATTTATGATTAAGAGGTAAAAGAACTTTTACCATTACACCACCGGTTAAGGTAGGAAAAGCAATGTTTCATTATCAACTAATTGTTGTTAAAAATGTATAAATTTGagtcgacttacttgtgaaacaAAAAGAAACCTTACACAATTATTATATGTCATGCAATGCACAAAATTAAGTTTTTTCATGCAATTATAATGCTAAGATCTAGTGATAACGTCAAATCTGTCAAAAGGTAATGAGCATCTTGCTCGAGATGCATGCAAATAAACTCAAACACCATAATtatcacaaaaaaatattaatatttcttCATAAAAAACAAAGgcgttcaaaatttaaaatgtatGAATTCAATTTTCATATTCTTTATCTATTCAATGCTCCGCATCaagaattatattaaattcaaattaatccgATAATAATAAATTGTGTATCTGTCCCCACAAAAGCtccaaataaaaaagaaaaaaaagtgaaataaaCCCAACATTGTTGCATGGATTCTCCATATATTACGcataaaatttctttaaaagtCAATCATTGAGCCACGTGTCCAACATGAACCGAGAAGATTACAAACTTTAACCATGCACCCTACTTAACCAAATCGATGAGTTACACTGAACTTGAATAGATCAAATTGAGCCGATTAATGATTAATCCCAACTTGAATGGGATTATATTTCATGAGCTAATTTTGCTACCCCAAATAACTCCATGATAAAACTTCACATTCTTTTTTCCATGGATTGCCCTTAATACCCCTTACACTAACAATAATTTACTATACAAAAAACATACTGAAATTGAAATaataacacacacacacacaactGAACCAGGTCCCACTTCATCACGTTACAGTTATTTTAAGTGGGCCCGACCAGTCTaactaaaattgaaaataactttCTAACTAAGGGGTAAAACAGGAAGTAAACAATTTTACCTATTAAGTACTACTAGCATTGATTGGGTGAGAATCCAATGAGAGAATTTTCCAAGTCGAAACTGACACGTGTCCCTTGCTGTTGAACGTTACCGATAATCGAGAGCGACGACGAAGTTGGAGCGAAGGCAAAACAAAAAGTACCCGACGAGTCAACAGGTATCAGGTAATTCTTAGCCGGTAACGGCAATTCTTTCCCGTTAGAGAAATGAAACGACACCGTTGGTACCTCAACActtttcattgattttaaatCATAACACGTGTCAAATAACGCAACGCCGTTAGTTGACGGCAGGTGCCTCGACCCTTTCATGAACTCATCCCGGAGCGTGTTGTACACGTCCGTCTGTAATCTCGTCACCGCTGTACCTGAATCCACGATTACTCCGCCGTCGCCGTTTTCGCTTACTTTGAAAGCTGACGGAGAAACTGAAAGCAAGTTTCCGGCGACGCTGAGTCCTGTTAAATCTACGTAGTAGAATGTGTCAAGCTTTGAATTCCGGATCATCGGAGCTGTGACGGCGTTCGGAGGAGTTGCTCTGCCGAACTCGAGAGTTGAAGTAGAGTCGGAGTCACGGTCGACTAAGCAATAAGAGAAGGAAGAAGCATTTATCTGTGAAGGAAATGACAACGCGCCGCCGCCGAGTCCTAATAATCCCGCGGCTCCGACGAATAAACCTTCGTTATTATGTCCACAACCAATAGCTACTTTCTCAACGGAAGACGAGCCGGCAAATGTGATACTCTCCGTCACAAAATCCCCAACGGTGTACGAGCCGTCGCCGTAAGATACTTCATATAAACAAGTATCATTCCTGCATTCAGAAACATCAAGCGATTTACACTGTTGCGTTTCACAAGTGAGCGGGGAGAATGTCGAAGACGAAGCAGGTTCAAATATCGGATCAGCTTGTTGGTAACAATCAGCACAAGGCGAACATTGAACCCAGTTAACATCACTTCCAGTATCTAACACCATATAAACTTGACTCGGAGGATGACCGATTCCGATTCGTGAGAAATACTCACCGCTTCCTTGACTTGTACCGGAGATAATTGGTCCTTCAATTTCCTCAGTTTGAAGCTCAGATTCCATTTCCATCGGTTTGAGATCCGATTTCCCAATGCCTAATACAACCAGATCTACTCGAGTTTGAAGTGATTTAACTCGGGCTGAGTCACGTTCAAGTCGAGCTAGTGTTAGTGAATTGTAATCCTTAGCTGAAACCCCGCGAACTGCTACTCGAGAATGCAGATGAAAACTCagcaaagatgaagaaatttgattttcttcttgtttcagaGTTTTCAGAGACGAATCAACTGAAAACGGATTATTGGTTTTCTGAATGGAAGAAGAAACATCGAGGGTTTTTGTTCTTGAGGCATTATCTGGAGTTGTTCGTGAATGAACTGTGGTGAATAACAGAACAAAGAAGAAAATGGAAGTCGCCATTGTTGAAGGACTTGGAAGAACACGAATGGGAAAGAAAAAATGACTGACACTGATGAGGACTGAGCTTGGATTTATATATTACGAGTACGAAGAGAAATATATGGTGGTAGATAATTACTCTCTCCGTCgaaataattattatctttcatttttatttttatattgatatggcaaaaaaaatataaaattaaatatagatCAAAATTCAAATAGCAGGATTCTCTAAAGTGAAATGTGATAAGTATTctcaaatgaagaaaatatattttaaaaaattgatcatTCAAATAGCTTGATTTTCGAAAAGCGAAATGTGATAAGTATTTTGGAATGAAGAGAGTATGAATTATTGAatattcacttaatatgaattgAAAATACGATTTAGTCTTTCACGAAAATGACCATGATCGAGTGAtaagtattttttattataaatcaaagtttttgattttaaactttgaatataaaattatttttaagttatcaagGAACGCTTTATTGTCgatatataatttttgaatgtAAATCTGAAATCAACTAAATATTggatgaaaaaatataaaatagacTTTAAAAAGGTCACGTTAGACTTGTTGGAGGAGACAATGAGGAGAAAACAAGCTTTGAATATTTCAATTAATGTTTTTCTTTAGCATAATTAATGGAGTAAGCTTTTACATTGCATGTTTTTATCGTGTGTTGAATTTAAAGAAGGATCTAAAGGAGTTTAATCAAAGAAATTAATGCATTGTACTTAGGTAGTTGTTGCCATAGCTTGTGAATTTTATTGACCATTAATTAGATAGTGGTTTAACCCCACTCACTAATCATGTCTTATAATTTGAGTAATTTGAGCAACTACTCAACTTATAAGACATGATTAATGAGTGGTGTTAAACCACTAGGTAAAACAATGAGTAATTTTCTtctagttaaaaataaataaatcgaGAGTGGTGTTCTTATTGAGTGAATTTTGGATTTGTTTGATATTCTTTCACGCACTAATCATTTAAATTGCAATTAcgtaaatatttatatatatttaataaatttcttaatttatATAAGGTTCTGGTTAAAGCCATCAAATACATCACTAATACCCTACATTCGTATTCGTGATActcacatattttaatacatatagAAAGTTTGAATAATAACTATCAATTTCTGATGAACGCTAACTAACACATTACATCCGATCATATGTTCTTCAATAAGAGTTAAACAATTTCACTAATTATATACTAAGCTTAGTAATCAAAATGTTAATATTACAACTTACAAGTTTGAATtctttaagttaaaatttcttttaattaactATGTTAAACAAGTTGATTAGGCAATATTATAGTTGGAAAAAAAGGTTAAAACAATTTCCCCACCCTTCACTCCACCAAAAGGGGATAGCATTAGTATTACAAGTAGAATTCTTTATTTGATtataggattttttttttgggggggggggggggttggttTGATTTAGTTGAGCATATTAAGGCGGATTGATGAATAAAAATGGGGCCAAGATGTAGGAAATTTAGGAGGTCAAAAGATGGCGCATTGGAATGATGGCAATTATCAAAGATGTGGTGAAGGTGAAGCAAAGGCCTTTTCTTATCACCATACATGGGATGATGTCTCGGCTTCGAGTTTtagaaatgaattttttttagggTATGTTTTTCTCATAGAAAATTTTATTAGAACAAATATTTAGTAAATGATAATCAATTTGCTTCTCTTGCAACTTATTAACTTTTTATATGACAGAATTCCTTGGAGACTCTTGTACTTGGCTTCGTTTGTTAATTAAATCCTCTTACTTAGCAATTTATCAACTGAACCCTTAAACCCATTAGAACATAACATTTCAAGCACCTCTGATCACACGCGTTTTAAAGcgaatacatatataattttacattaaaattatttttaaaaataataattaattttaaaaaaaatattttaaaaaaacatcttCTTCaaccaccccacccccaccctcACGCccaactttcttcttcttcaacctAGCCTCTTCCGCACCTAATCCCCAAAATTCTTCTCCTCCGGCCCTTTTCTTCTTCGAATTCATCCATCACACCTATTCTCCTCctcctcatcttcttcttcttcctcaactcAACATCTCATCCCATAGCCCCTTTGTTGGCCACCCCTTTACCTCTCTAATTTTTAGTTTtctagattttaaaaatattggtaCCATTGTTTGTGTTAGTTAGTTTCAAAGAAGAGGTGTGTGTATGGATTAACATGAAGGGTGATGATGGATattgaaaaattttaaattccattgatgaatttcaaaagGCTTAAAAGAACAATAAATGGGTCTtgtaaatttataaaattaatttaaaattgtgaTTGATGCTCATTGGGTTTGTGTTGGTAAACTTgtaattgaattttcaagtcaaATGGGAAGAGTACCTATTTGGCATGAATTTGGTGTTCAATTTGTGAGTAATATGAAGAAGATGGCTATTTGAATTTTTTCTGAAATTGCAAAAGTGGcctatttgattattttttttaaaatataatttcttgttTGTCATTAAAAAATGACATGGAATGCCATGTGGAGTCGAGTGTATTACACGCACAATAATCGAATGAGAAAAGGATTTGAAGTGTTGTGTTCTAATGAGTTTAAGAGTTCAGTTGGCAAACTGCTAAATAGGAGGGTTCAACCGACAAATGGAGTCAAGTATGGGAATTTTTGAGGTCATTCTGCCCTTTTTATATCAATGTTTAAGAATCCTCTTAAAGCAAATTGaaaatcttataaaaaaaagacAGAAGACAATCTAAAATTTTGTAAGTTATTGTAGTGTTTGATGATAGTCTAATGTTTTATACGTAAGttgagaaatatatatataagcaaatATTAGATGTAAGACGTTATTcgaaaagtaattttttaaattatatttacatACTTTTTCTTAAAATAGAGATAGAATCTAAACGAGGACGCCTTAAAAGGAGAAATTGTATAAATCAATTGTTTTCTCCTTTGATTAATATTACGCAATATGAAGTCAAATTAATTGAGATCACAAAATGAATATCTAacacagaaaaaaaaaaggtcaaatTGTTGGTAGACCAAACATGATTTGTGTGCACCT contains the following coding sequences:
- the LOC129879980 gene encoding protein ASPARTIC PROTEASE IN GUARD CELL 1 → MATSIFFFVLLFTTVHSRTTPDNASRTKTLDVSSSIQKTNNPFSVDSSLKTLKQEENQISSSLLSFHLHSRVAVRGVSAKDYNSLTLARLERDSARVKSLQTRVDLVVLGIGKSDLKPMEMESELQTEEIEGPIISGTSQGSGEYFSRIGIGHPPSQVYMVLDTGSDVNWVQCSPCADCYQQADPIFEPASSSTFSPLTCETQQCKSLDVSECRNDTCLYEVSYGDGSYTVGDFVTESITFAGSSSVEKVAIGCGHNNEGLFVGAAGLLGLGGGALSFPSQINASSFSYCLVDRDSDSTSTLEFGRATPPNAVTAPMIRNSKLDTFYYVDLTGLSVAGNLLSVSPSAFKVSENGDGGVIVDSGTAVTRLQTDVYNTLRDEFMKGSRHLPSTNGVALFDTCYDLKSMKSVEVPTVSFHFSNGKELPLPAKNYLIPVDSSGTFCFAFAPTSSSLSIIGNVQQQGTRVSFDLENSLIGFSPNQC